In Gimesia benthica, a single window of DNA contains:
- a CDS encoding N(4)-(beta-N-acetylglucosaminyl)-L-asparaginase, with the protein MTDRRHFIKTAAGLGASLSLFTNLKVRAQEGPAPRRPLILCSRGEEWAEKVLRPGWNVFEKGGDILDAVEESARVTELDPEDQSVGYGGLPNEEGVVQLDACFMDGRTHNCGSVAALEMIKTPSSVARLVMERTDHIHLVGEGARKFARAHGFKEENLLTDKSRKMWLRWKENLSDKDDWFPPKDGNYDLEKRPTGTINILALDSQGDLAGCTTTSGLFGKLPGRIGDSPIIGAGLYVDNEVGAAGATGRGEEILRTCGSFFVVEQMRAGKSPREACEALCHRIVKINGGPEKVNFTDKIVAINKNGEAGCFAIQGRKDKPPKAAVITAAGIQIVEGGYLIEVG; encoded by the coding sequence ATGACAGATCGCAGACATTTCATCAAGACGGCAGCGGGGCTGGGTGCTTCGCTTTCCCTGTTTACGAACCTGAAGGTACGCGCGCAGGAGGGACCCGCTCCCCGCCGACCTTTGATCCTGTGCAGTCGGGGTGAGGAGTGGGCCGAGAAGGTCCTGCGTCCCGGTTGGAACGTGTTCGAGAAGGGGGGCGATATTCTCGACGCGGTGGAAGAATCTGCACGGGTGACGGAACTGGATCCCGAAGATCAGTCAGTGGGCTATGGCGGCTTGCCGAACGAGGAAGGGGTGGTTCAGCTCGATGCCTGCTTCATGGATGGCCGGACGCATAACTGCGGTTCGGTGGCGGCGCTGGAGATGATTAAGACGCCGTCATCGGTGGCCCGACTGGTGATGGAGCGGACCGATCACATTCACCTGGTGGGTGAGGGGGCCCGTAAGTTTGCGCGGGCGCATGGCTTCAAGGAAGAGAACCTGCTGACGGACAAATCGCGCAAGATGTGGCTCCGCTGGAAAGAGAATCTGAGCGACAAGGACGACTGGTTCCCGCCTAAAGACGGCAATTACGATCTGGAGAAACGGCCGACCGGCACGATCAACATTCTGGCGCTGGACAGCCAAGGGGATCTGGCCGGCTGCACAACGACCTCGGGGTTGTTCGGGAAGCTGCCGGGCCGGATTGGGGATTCGCCGATTATTGGCGCGGGTCTGTATGTGGACAACGAAGTGGGTGCCGCGGGTGCGACGGGGCGGGGTGAAGAGATTCTGCGAACCTGCGGGAGCTTTTTCGTCGTGGAACAGATGCGGGCCGGGAAGAGCCCGCGTGAGGCGTGCGAAGCGTTATGTCACCGCATCGTGAAGATCAACGGCGGCCCGGAGAAGGTGAACTTCACCGATAAGATCGTGGCGATCAATAAGAATGGTGAAGCGGGCTGCTTTGCCATTCAGGGCCGGAAAGACAAGCCCCCCAAGGCGGCGGTGATAACCGCAGCGGGGATTCAGATTGTTGAGGGTGGTTATCTGATTGAGGTGGGGTAG
- a CDS encoding heavy-metal-associated domain-containing protein: MQTLEQTEQFQEVKVSTNLKCQSCLSKLQPSLDQAPEILEWKADLTSAAKTVTAKVSGAQPAEKLVEVVTNAGYEAAIVENPRPGLEILQSQPAPVTEEKPKFSLATYKPLLLVVFYVAGAAAILTSMHNTGATLENFMRYFMGCFFLGFAFFKLLDVSKFADAFATYDIVARRSRLYAVLYPFLEFTLGVAFILGVFPTIVNLVTATVMGVGLIGVLQAVRKRQAIQCACLGTVFNLPMSAVTIIENTAMILMALFMLWP, encoded by the coding sequence ATGCAGACTCTTGAACAAACAGAACAGTTTCAGGAAGTGAAGGTATCAACCAATCTCAAGTGCCAGTCCTGTTTGAGCAAACTACAACCCTCTCTGGACCAGGCCCCCGAAATCCTCGAGTGGAAGGCTGATCTCACGAGCGCCGCAAAGACGGTCACTGCGAAAGTCAGCGGAGCCCAGCCTGCCGAAAAACTGGTCGAAGTGGTCACGAACGCCGGCTACGAAGCAGCCATCGTAGAGAACCCCAGACCCGGTCTGGAAATCCTGCAGAGTCAACCTGCGCCGGTTACGGAAGAGAAACCGAAGTTCAGCCTGGCAACCTACAAGCCACTGCTGCTGGTCGTGTTCTATGTGGCTGGTGCCGCCGCAATTTTAACTTCGATGCATAATACAGGCGCGACGCTCGAAAACTTCATGCGTTACTTTATGGGCTGCTTCTTCCTGGGTTTTGCCTTCTTCAAGCTGCTCGATGTCAGCAAATTTGCAGACGCCTTTGCGACTTACGACATCGTGGCCAGACGATCGCGTCTCTATGCCGTGCTCTACCCCTTTCTGGAATTCACGCTCGGCGTCGCGTTCATTTTGGGCGTCTTTCCGACCATCGTGAATCTCGTCACCGCCACTGTCATGGGCGTCGGCTTAATCGGAGTCCTGCAGGCAGTCCGCAAACGTCAGGCAATTCAATGTGCCTGCCTGGGAACGGTCTTCAATCTACCCATGTCCGCAGTGACGATCATCGAAAACACAGCCATGATCCTGATGGCCCTGTTTATGCTGTGGCCCTAG
- a CDS encoding APC family permease, whose translation MEQKPETPVDAATLKRSISLWKLVLYGVGTMLGAGIYVLISKIAGSAGMLTPLAFLVSAIIVSFSALSYAELTSRLPVSAGEVAYVHAAFNRKTLSRLVGLAVLTTGIVSAATIARGFVGYLHEFIALPGFLAITILVLSVGFLAALGVDEAVGAVVVITFIELAGVLIVIAGGAGELIRVPMRMPEFIPPLAAEAWLTILFGSFLAFYAFIGFEDMVNMAEEVTEAERTLPRSIILALIITTALYLLVSLVAVLTLPLDQLSSSSAPFTDLVRQHGLVPPWLISAISLIAVLNGVMVQVVMASRILYGMGRQGLAPEFLGNVHPSTRTPLWATGIATGTVLILALAFPIESLARGTSFVMLCVFTMVNAALIKLKRTTEPDKATGSRYPLCIPFLGALLSVLLLLIECLRHLGFYAGP comes from the coding sequence ATGGAACAAAAACCTGAGACACCAGTCGACGCAGCCACCCTCAAACGCTCGATCAGCCTCTGGAAGCTGGTCCTTTACGGCGTGGGGACCATGCTCGGGGCAGGCATCTATGTTTTGATCAGCAAAATCGCCGGTTCCGCAGGCATGTTGACCCCACTGGCATTTCTGGTCTCCGCGATCATCGTCAGTTTCAGTGCGCTCTCTTATGCAGAACTGACCAGCCGCCTGCCCGTCAGTGCCGGAGAAGTCGCTTATGTCCACGCGGCCTTTAATCGCAAGACGCTCTCGAGACTCGTAGGTCTCGCCGTGTTGACCACCGGAATCGTCTCCGCGGCGACCATTGCCCGGGGCTTCGTCGGTTACCTGCACGAATTCATTGCGTTACCCGGCTTCCTGGCGATCACAATACTTGTCCTCTCTGTCGGATTTCTGGCGGCACTCGGAGTCGATGAAGCCGTCGGTGCGGTCGTAGTGATTACTTTTATCGAACTGGCAGGCGTTTTGATCGTCATTGCCGGCGGCGCGGGGGAATTAATCCGTGTTCCGATGCGAATGCCGGAATTCATTCCCCCCTTGGCAGCGGAGGCCTGGTTGACCATCCTGTTCGGCAGTTTTCTGGCCTTCTATGCTTTCATCGGCTTTGAGGATATGGTGAATATGGCCGAGGAAGTCACTGAGGCAGAACGAACGCTGCCCAGGTCCATTATTCTGGCACTGATCATCACGACCGCGCTCTATTTGCTCGTCTCTCTGGTAGCCGTACTGACCTTACCACTGGATCAACTGAGCAGCAGCTCGGCACCCTTTACCGACCTCGTCCGCCAGCACGGTCTGGTTCCGCCCTGGCTCATCAGCGCCATCAGCCTGATCGCCGTGCTCAACGGAGTGATGGTGCAGGTCGTCATGGCGTCGCGCATCCTCTATGGCATGGGACGTCAGGGACTCGCGCCGGAATTCCTGGGAAACGTTCACCCCAGCACCCGCACGCCACTCTGGGCTACAGGCATCGCGACCGGCACCGTTCTGATACTAGCCTTAGCCTTTCCCATCGAATCCCTGGCCCGGGGCACCAGCTTCGTCATGCTCTGCGTCTTCACCATGGTCAACGCCGCACTCATCAAACTCAAACGCACCACGGAACCCGACAAAGCCACGGGGTCACGTTACCCACTCTGCATTCCATTCCTGGGCGCCCTTTTAAGCGTCCTGCTGCTCCTGATTGAGTGCCTCCGCCATCTGGGCTTCTATGCGGGACCGTAA
- a CDS encoding MerR family DNA-binding protein, translating to MSQLTIGRVAQAAGVGVETVRFYERKGLVDQPRIKAPFREYPPEAIDRIRFIKRAQELGFTLAEVEQLLSIADNPGSSKREVKQLAGQKLSEIRQKIDDLKRLADTLDTLYEKCSGHGALEDCPIILSILPSEK from the coding sequence ATGAGTCAATTAACAATCGGACGTGTCGCTCAGGCCGCAGGGGTGGGAGTCGAAACAGTACGCTTCTACGAACGCAAAGGTCTGGTCGACCAGCCACGCATTAAAGCCCCCTTCCGGGAATATCCGCCGGAGGCCATCGATCGCATCCGGTTTATCAAACGGGCCCAGGAACTGGGGTTCACGCTGGCTGAGGTCGAACAGTTATTAAGCATTGCAGACAACCCTGGTTCCTCCAAGCGTGAGGTCAAGCAGCTGGCGGGACAGAAACTGTCCGAGATCCGTCAGAAAATCGACGATCTGAAAAGACTGGCTGACACTCTCGACACACTCTACGAAAAGTGTTCGGGACATGGGGCGCTGGAAGACTGCCCCATCATTTTGTCGATTCTTCCCTCTGAAAAATAG